Proteins co-encoded in one Arthrobacter alpinus genomic window:
- a CDS encoding DUF3000 domain-containing protein yields the protein MSPDLQLPADFKEALAGLRAAPHRSELTLTEVPAPVRLAPFRVALGAEVLVEGEELATGRFILLHDPNGSDLWGGTFRIITYIRAQLEPDIGNDSLLGNVAWAWLVESLEEHRAQYNNAGGTATRILSESYGSLASRPDAIDIELRASWTPQGRDMSAHLDAWVDIVCTFAGLPPVPDGVTLLPQRRPRNNG from the coding sequence GTGAGCCCCGATCTCCAGCTACCTGCTGACTTCAAAGAAGCCTTGGCCGGGTTGCGTGCTGCCCCCCATCGCAGTGAGCTGACGCTGACTGAAGTACCGGCTCCTGTCAGGCTTGCCCCTTTTCGCGTAGCTCTTGGTGCGGAAGTCCTCGTAGAGGGAGAGGAACTGGCCACGGGGCGCTTCATCCTTTTGCATGACCCCAACGGCTCCGATCTCTGGGGCGGCACCTTCCGGATTATCACGTACATTCGGGCGCAGCTCGAGCCAGATATTGGCAACGACTCCCTGTTGGGCAACGTTGCCTGGGCGTGGCTGGTGGAATCCCTCGAAGAGCACCGGGCCCAGTACAACAACGCCGGCGGTACTGCCACACGCATCCTCTCGGAATCTTATGGCTCCCTGGCATCTCGCCCGGACGCCATTGACATTGAGTTACGGGCCTCATGGACACCCCAGGGCCGGGACATGAGTGCGCATCTGGATGCCTGGGTGGACATTGTGTGCACCTTTGCAGGCCTGCCACCAGTGCCCGACGGCGTGACCTTGCTGCCACAACGACGCCCAAGAAACAACGGCTAA
- a CDS encoding threonine aldolase family protein: protein MTATHNLKGIVNIDAQFHDPSVSSFASDNYSGIHPEVLEALIAANGGHQTAYGEDVYTARLREEMSTLFGKEVDVFPVFNGTGANVVGLQSLLPRWGAVVCAATAHINNDENGAPERVGGMKLLSVPTPDGKLTPELIDMEAWGFGDEHRAQPLAVSITQTTELGTCYTPDEVRAICEHAHSLGMKVHMDGARLANAAAHLGVPVREFTSDAGVDVLSFGGTKNGIMFGEVIVALNPTAADGLIYLRKMNMQLASKMRFISAQVLALLRDDLWLRSAGHANAMAAKLRAAVEDLPGVQCTQATESNGIFAILPEGVADRLRRDFKFYDWDPAAREVRWMCSFDTTEADIDMFAAAVRKELQD, encoded by the coding sequence TTGACAGCAACTCATAACCTGAAAGGCATCGTGAACATCGACGCACAATTCCATGACCCCTCTGTGAGCAGTTTCGCCTCAGATAACTACTCCGGCATTCACCCGGAGGTCCTTGAAGCCCTGATCGCGGCCAATGGCGGGCACCAGACGGCGTACGGCGAGGATGTGTACACGGCCCGGCTACGCGAGGAAATGAGCACACTTTTCGGCAAAGAGGTGGATGTGTTCCCCGTGTTCAACGGCACGGGCGCCAATGTGGTGGGGCTGCAGTCGTTGCTGCCGCGCTGGGGTGCTGTGGTGTGCGCGGCCACGGCCCACATCAACAACGATGAAAATGGTGCCCCGGAACGGGTGGGCGGGATGAAACTGCTCAGCGTTCCTACCCCCGATGGCAAACTCACCCCCGAACTGATTGACATGGAAGCTTGGGGTTTCGGTGACGAGCACCGCGCCCAGCCGCTGGCCGTGTCCATCACACAGACCACCGAACTGGGCACCTGCTACACCCCGGATGAAGTGCGCGCCATCTGCGAGCACGCCCATTCCTTGGGTATGAAGGTCCACATGGACGGTGCCCGGTTGGCGAATGCGGCTGCCCACTTAGGTGTTCCGGTGCGCGAATTCACCTCCGATGCCGGCGTGGACGTGCTGTCCTTTGGTGGGACCAAGAACGGCATCATGTTTGGCGAAGTCATTGTGGCGCTGAACCCTACGGCGGCCGACGGCCTCATTTACCTGCGCAAGATGAACATGCAGCTGGCCTCCAAGATGCGCTTCATCTCAGCCCAAGTACTGGCGCTGCTGCGTGATGATCTCTGGCTGCGTTCGGCCGGCCATGCCAACGCCATGGCGGCGAAGCTGCGCGCCGCGGTGGAGGACCTGCCCGGCGTGCAGTGCACCCAGGCCACCGAATCCAACGGAATCTTCGCCATTCTGCCCGAGGGCGTCGCCGACCGGCTGCGTCGGGACTTCAAGTTCTACGACTGGGATCCGGCGGCACGGGAAGTTCGTTGGATGTGTTCCTTCGACACCACCGAAGCGGACATAGATATGTTTGCAGCGGCAGTCCGCAAGGAACTTCAGGACTAG
- a CDS encoding SDR family oxidoreductase, with amino-acid sequence MNSPLVVIAGGSSAAGVAVARALLGDGMRVLSVGSDAGRIQAAAELTPGAVPLVCNLADPDDVADLVADIHEGFGPVDGLIHLVGGWRGGKGITGQSDADWDFLHTTVLTTLRTTSRAFYDDLAASPVGRLAIVSSTTVTDPSAGDANYASIKAAAETWLRSVAAGFAAGTGPESGTGPRAGSGTGSGPATSTGAGTAAGEGSTEGGAAGVVLVVKALLDDAMRARFPERRFPGFTDVAVLGSAVAGLFATPGAQLNGARIILDSNS; translated from the coding sequence ATGAACAGTCCTTTGGTAGTGATTGCCGGCGGCAGCAGTGCCGCCGGCGTGGCAGTGGCCCGCGCCCTACTTGGCGACGGCATGCGTGTGCTGAGCGTTGGATCCGACGCCGGACGGATCCAGGCGGCGGCCGAACTAACCCCCGGCGCCGTCCCCCTGGTCTGCAATCTTGCCGATCCCGACGACGTGGCCGATCTGGTGGCCGATATCCACGAGGGCTTTGGGCCCGTTGACGGCCTGATCCATCTTGTGGGCGGTTGGCGAGGCGGGAAGGGGATCACGGGTCAAAGCGATGCCGATTGGGATTTCCTCCACACCACCGTGTTGACCACGCTGCGCACCACGAGCCGGGCGTTCTACGACGACCTCGCGGCCTCACCCGTAGGCCGGCTGGCCATTGTTTCCTCCACCACAGTGACCGACCCGAGCGCCGGTGACGCCAACTACGCCTCGATCAAGGCGGCCGCGGAAACGTGGCTGCGCTCGGTGGCTGCCGGTTTCGCAGCTGGAACCGGTCCCGAGTCGGGAACGGGGCCCCGGGCGGGGTCTGGAACCGGATCAGGGCCAGCCACGAGCACCGGAGCAGGGACAGCGGCCGGTGAAGGGAGCACGGAAGGTGGGGCGGCCGGCGTCGTACTTGTGGTGAAAGCGCTGCTCGATGATGCCATGCGCGCCCGCTTCCCCGAACGTCGCTTCCCTGGATTCACCGACGTCGCCGTGCTCGGCTCGGCTGTGGCGGGCCTATTCGCCACCCCTGGCGCACAGCTCAACGGTGCACGCATTATTCTTGACAGCAACTCATAA